attgaaatgttAGTCATCAAGGActtaaaaattctcaaatgttaacacatttaataactgaccattttggtcccactctGATGACAAAACCCTAGCTAACCCTGGGATCATCGATTACAATTTTGGGAAAGGACTAgggctctttctaaatatccatttagttttgaTTTAATTCCAAAATTAAGCACTATTGAATAAGATGTCATCTAAATGTTTTAcgcatatacactatatacctAGTTTGGTCCCACTCCTGGCTCAggacctctaccccggggatcgtgaaatttacagtttttatatttaattttaattctatattgtatacatttgacAAAAACTAAAATTGAATTGTCGAACgtcataacaattttttttggtcgtattttttctttctaagtcttcaaacaattttattttctttattgatattttcagtttttatgatatttgaaatatacTACATtggtttaaaatatttttttcattgatcTAACGTTTttcatagatatacatgtactttttgatttaaaaagaaatggaaCGTCTGTTTGAGgcgtttaggcatgttttatcaaaaatttatagcatgcatcaaatcacagtgaaatttggactcaaaatatcttttctttgcaaacaaaacaccttttttttttttatcattcctgaaaaagaaatatttagaaattcgtATCCATGAAATGATTTAGTTTGtttcactctttcgatggtgaaatcatatttcataagaggtgtttcaacaagccattaaataaaattttggtgtaatgagtttttttgtttaatttttttttttcacttatgAGCTTTCATAGAAATGTGCTGACGGTGCCTTCATATTTTCCCGCGAAAATTGTGTTTTTCGAAGTGCATTCTGGGAGACACGGAAAATGTGCCAAGATGGCTGAAAACTTCAAGGATTTACGTCTGAAGCTACAGTCTCCACAAAATAACACATCATCAAAGCATAACAAGGACAAGAAGTCAGACAGGTCTAGGAAACATTCCTCGAATGGCGAATACAAGTCTAAGTCACACTACCAAGACTACGACAACAGCTGGCACCATGCCGAAGAGTTAAGTAAGGTTCACGCTGGAATCAAGCAACGTCGCTTGTTTACCGATGATCAGTGCGAAGAAATTGAGAAGAAAATAAACGACACGGTCAAAATTGCAGATAAAGGAACATACAAGCAACACACAGTCGACAGGGCCCCTCTTCGGAACAAGTATTTCTTTGGGGAGGGATACACCTATGGATCCCAGTTGCAGAAGAAGGGTCCAGGAATGGAACGGCTTTACCCGAAGGGCGAAGTGGATGATATTCCGGACTGGATTCACGAACTTGTTATCAAACCTTTGTACGACGCGAAAATCGTACCAAAGGGTTTTGTCAATAGTGCTGTCATAAACGATTACATGCCTGGTGGGTGTATCGTGTCGCACATAGATCCACCCCATATTTTCGACCGCCCCATTGTATCAGTGTCTTTTTTCAGTGATAGTGCTCTTTGTTTTGGTTGTAAGTTTTCTTTTAGGCCAATCAGAGTATCTCAACCAGTCCTGTGTTTACCTATTGACAGGGGATGTGTCACAATGATCAGGTAATTGTGTGACTGAGGCGATAGCGATATATTCAACAAACCTATTTTTCTACGAAGTATGTTGCATTGTATTCTTGTTACTTGAGCTCAATATTGTATCGTTATATTTTCCAGCGGTTATGCAGCAGATGATATTACACACTGTATACGTCCTCAAGATGTGGTGAAGAGAAGAGCAGTCATTATTTTACGAAGGTAATATTTGCCTTGAGAAGTCAACTTTAGAGTGTCAGATACTCTgtagatatttaagaaataaatttcatttatgaaaatacatgagggtatgaactgcaaggCTTTACACCGGCGTCACTGAGCGCTGTGGTTAACATTTGAAACCATTGGGACCATATGTGGACCCCtattaacttttaaagtttACAGGCCCACAATTTGATTCATGGGCACACATTGTATTCCGCTTGCTGTATCTTGACAGTCATGGCCGATCTTGATCATTTGTTCTTATATTCATGGAAGTAATGGTCTCTTTTATTATAATTTCTTTTCTGGAGTTTTAAAACTCTTTTGATAAATCCCgacattgtttttataaatacaCGGCTTGTCTAGGTCACATATGCTTGACGTAACCTGTGCTCTTAGCATCTGCTTTGCACACGGCACGAATAATCTTGGATAAACATAACATTTTATGGAAAAGGAGAGTAcattatttaaaatgaaaatgttctgGGTGGAAATTTGGTCTCCATGTAGGCGAGCTGATCTAATCGCCCATGTAGCAAATATTACTTGCATAGGCGAGTGGTTATCCACAACCCTGGGCTTACTTCATGAAGTGTGTTGGTGCTTGTGAAAAGTATGGCGatgtgaagcattgcagttgaTACctaaatgtattttcaaaattgaaatttattccTTGTATAAATTTCCATTGTACTTTCATTTGTCGCAATTCCTAGTAACTGTTAGGCCTTAGAATAGACATTTATGAAGATTCATATGTGCAATAACACATGAGGAAATAGCTATccttacaatttgtagagataccAAGGCAAAAACAGTAGAAATGTAAGCTTACTTGTAATGTTGGTaaacagtgaaacttctccaaactgGCCCCTTCGAAAAGGCGAAAaacggttctccctgaatatccactgat
This genomic window from Ostrea edulis chromosome 4, xbOstEdul1.1, whole genome shotgun sequence contains:
- the LOC125670758 gene encoding RNA demethylase ALKBH5-like, coding for MSFHRNVLTVPSYFPAKIVFFEVHSGRHGKCAKMAENFKDLRLKLQSPQNNTSSKHNKDKKSDRSRKHSSNGEYKSKSHYQDYDNSWHHAEELSKVHAGIKQRRLFTDDQCEEIEKKINDTVKIADKGTYKQHTVDRAPLRNKYFFGEGYTYGSQLQKKGPGMERLYPKGEVDDIPDWIHELVIKPLYDAKIVPKGFVNSAVINDYMPGGCIVSHIDPPHIFDRPIVSVSFFSDSALCFGCKFSFRPIRVSQPVLCLPIDRGCVTMISGYAADDITHCIRPQDVVKRRAVIILRRVFPDAPRLEPVSEKQISRKRKRNSSVSDSDDDHHRKSRRTVSIQKSKHRSSSYQSSKVRKTEGISHIQPVSKTSDSQDSSEEDVTVTTPKKSIRQVRVSRMARHRKLCW